TTTAATCATTTAAGGGTATATATTTTTCTGCTAGTTTTATCATACTCTTTTTctattatctatatctatacttgtatatctatacctctatacctatacattattcccCATAAAATTTGTCACATGGTAGTTTCTCTTTCACTCGTGCCTTCTCTCCCCTTCTCACTTCCTGATAATTTGCCTTCCAACCTTCCATCTTCACTCGATGCTTCATCTTCCCACCCGcccactttctaattaatgcGCTCACACAGTTTATTGTAATATAAACTAATcgctttcacaaaaaaaaaaagtaaaataagatcTCTTTATTCTCGTTTTTCTTAtactatttgtatttattaacGTCTCATGGCaggtcaaaaaattttaaaatttttattttatcaatctaCCATCTTTTATGGTGTTAGTCCCCCGCAATGCgcgggtaacttcactagttaTTACTAGAGTTCAatgagaattttttaaatttctagagAGCGAAGGGAAGATTACAACTTTGAATTAAGGATTGTAATTCTACAACTCTTTTTTAGTTGTAAACTTTACATTTCTCTAATGCTAAGATTGCTAGCATTGTTAAGAGTTTCTACGTGAATAATTCTACATCagataattattagaaaagtaaagatttgaatataaaataatgaGTTCAGGCCTAATAGTCTTAAACTTTAGACTGGATGAGTTTCACTAAATTTGTCACATCATTATGCACATATGGGCTAGCTAGCTAATAAACACATTACAAAAGCTGACTAATTAACTAGCTTATTGCAAAAGTTAGCTCTATAATACGTTGGAAAATAATTTGGAGTGCAAGTTAGCATTACTAATTAAGAAGAAGAGATGGtaaagaaatgaaaatgaaGCATACATGATGGTAGGTGCCAACTCATTACTTCCCACATTTACCCAATTTGatgtcctatatatataaaattaaatcagttagtcaactctatatatagttcTATAGATGCTCGAATAGCGCATAGGGTGGCGAAGGTGGAATTTATAGCTCTAACCAcaacttttcttcttctttttaaaaaagaaataggaaacttgattagggctggcaaacgagcgagccggctcgcgttcgactcgtgttcggctcgatattcggctcgctcgagctcgactcgaaattaaataagccgagcttgaacaaaataaaaggctcgaaattcatttcaagccgagcttgagtattactcggctcgttcgaattaggctcgaaaagctcgaaaagctcgaatatatatatatatatatacctatataatatatatagtaggctaTTCGTGCTATTAAGCAAAGCGACCTTCGTACTCCTACGTTCTGAACCGTCCCATACACGAATTTGATTGGGTGTAAGCATgcaaagagaggaagagaaaattCCAAAAGAAGAGGATATTGAGAAACTCAATGTCTCTTCCAccttcctctttcctcttcaCCCTAAACCACATCATCTAATCTCGACTGGCGGtataagaacttaggagcacaaggggtCTCGTCAATCCTAATAGCACAGATAGGGCctaactatactatatatatataatgtattttaattatatatagactttaatttaatttgggccattattgttggcccataaaataaacccaacaagtacaaccgtgcaattgagccaaactctaaatttacataacacactctctctttcagactttcactttTGCACATAATCCTAAAACataataacattcaaattttcaaatttctaatttttttctcctctctctttctctctctctctttgaccCTCACCcggtcaggcagtcaccctagctattttgtattttgaactattggacatgttgcatcaaattataggtaatgttctataaaaattaaactattgattatataatgtcgagaatttcaatcggctcgtttagagctcgagctcggctcgactcgaaattaggctcgctcgagctcggctcgaattaatttcaagccgagcttgagcctagatttaggctcgaaattaatttcaagccgaatttgagccgacataagctcgctcgggctcggctcgtttccacccctaaacTTGatagaattaatattatttagttaTAAATATCAAGAAGCAACACATTTATATGTACATGGTTGCGCCCATGTTGACAATTTAACTGCTTCTTCATTCCATTAtgagaaaataattaatgaacAAAAGAATATTGGTGTAGATTCCCCCAATCACAGTACTTCATGttctttatttataattattccttttttctaaatgaataataggaaaaaaaatattctaatattcCATTTGTATGCATATAAAAACCAAGCTAAATAACACTACAAGCTTAAGACCTTTATTTTGCATCattttcttattaaaaaaatgaataatttaccCACATATGTGCCCCTTTCTCTTTTTGACTTAAAATTTGAACATTAGGATCGGCTGTCCCTAGAGTAAgcggcaaagggtttggtggttggtactcgagatccaagtttgaattctaattgaatcATATTTcgagctaagtttatttctaaatgaaataaacgaagcgagtagcatactacctttctctctcgaaaaaaaaaattgaacattAGGCGCTGGTGTCCAAACTTTAGTTTGATGTCAGGGTCACACGAGTGAGTTTTACAATATCTTTTTGATGCTTCATTCTTTTCTcgctttcttttttaaaattttgattttttttttaatcttgatAATATTGAGTGTGTAAGGTAGTTTGAGCAGACCCTTGGCATAAGAAAGTCATAAGCATAACAACTAATTAATGTTTCAAAAATCGGAACCAGTAATGATCAATAAATATCActagttcaaaattttgttgGTTCAACCATTAGTTCCACCACAAATTCAGAAGGTTCAATCATTGTTACTCTAAATTGATCAAGTTAAAGATTGAGTCATGCAAATTGATctgatttgatctaaaattaaTATAGATAACAATATATGGCGCATAAAAAACGTAGACTAGTTAGGATGAGAGAACCTCGAATATGCATTATGTGCTAGCTAGCCTAGTAGAGTGATGCGTCGTCCCTCATTCTAACTTCTAATTAAGGGCCCAAAACAGGCCAGGTCGATTAAAATtagagaaagaagaaattggatcaaaattattaaaaattaaatgtagAGTAAAAATAGACACATGAATCAAATGATTAAACCTCATTTAATCGATCAATTTTATTTGGGTTAAGtcacacatttttttttcttttttttcttttttttttgtttcagttAACTCAGATTAGTATGAACCTAACCAAGTTTTTCGTTTGATCTAATTTTGCTAAATCAGTAAACAAAGTTTGGACATGTCAATTTGACCGAATTAATTGAAATTTGATTGGTAAATCAAATCAGTTGGGCCAACGAATTAATCAGCAAAGAGAAGGTCGTATCTCTACTACTTAATTTGGTTCACACGAGTCAAAATTACATCATCTTCTAAGCACGCACGTGCTTCCTTAAATTAAGTAAAGGATTCTGGAGAAGGAATCAGAAAttgaaacaaaataatatatatatgtatagtccGGCTAGGATAGTAtagatagcaccaaggatttggtgctatcgagtttttcactgttagatttaacgttttgattatttttacccgttaaattatactattcaaccaaccactcactcaactctagaagGCCCGcgtcatcctaaccacacatttctcaattcaagcattaaaaaactaatatcaCCAATAGCAccagcttggtgctattgatagtatttcagcctagttctatatatctatatataagtCTTGTGTGCTGTTAGAAGTATGGAAGCCTCCGTATTcctaaattgttttcgatgatgaagttttcaaatcgatgatcggccgttagacttgatataacgtatttgaagtatctagaaaataaattttgtgatttttcgatatcatttacctagcgatcgaaagtgttcaaaatcaataatttttaatgattgatacataccgtttgcaagtttaatgatgtagaattattcaaatcaaataaattatttaactttacttagtaaataaattatatcaaaatggacggtagaAATcgaacaatctttaaaatttgagtatagaacttttaattttaagatcaaCAATGTTGACCTTGATCtagataattttaaataatctctatcaaaatttgaagaaatttagattcttctataccgttaaactccaaactcgccatagtaacaattgaaaattgacaattttaaaatagtttgataataaagtaaactatgtcgaaaaaataaaactttaaatactctagatcagttttaatggtgtgaatcgttgatttgaatacaCTAAGATCGATAACGAgattatagtaccggagccccagTACTAAAGATAGTATAAGAGCCTaactacacacacacatacactaGCTAGATAAGTGTATGCGCAAATACACGtcacaattattttaataagtATTTCGagtcaatataaatttatatgtcatatttagccaaaaatttatagtaaaaatttaattttttaaaataaatttatctgttaaattttattaaaaaatatctgacATAATTtgctcaaatttaaatagttattgccgataataattatatacttatacatatatatatatatagagagagagagagagagagagagagagttgagctagaatactcttaaaaGCATTAAGGGAGTGGtgctttttagtttttagtcattggataaAGAAATGTAGGGTTGAGACAAATAAACGAGAATCACTTTAATCACATAATAATTCCAAAATGGagaatcttttttttcctctatctCTATATATTACTTTCCAAGCTAGAAATGCggaataattaaaattagaatttagaatttcgAGTACCAATCATTAAGTTGTTAGCCATCTGTGTAAAGTACAGTCAGTTTCAATCCAAATATTttactctttaaaatttttacatacatacatacacttTAGTTCctaaccattaaaaaaaaagatctaaATTTATTGTAAATGATAGGTAATTAACCACACGTGAAGTAACTGACATAAATGAATCTTTTACAGCAGTAGagcaaaataatcattttattaaagaaaataaaaaagaaaatttatgtttaagGATTACAGTATAAATTCAtgagaaataaacaaaaacgATCCATCCATTTTCCTCCGTAAACAAAGCTGATCGAGTATAATGCAAATTAATAAATGGGAATAAGGCCTCTTATTCCAATTAATTTTACCTAATATTCCTCCAATTTAATGACTTTTAGTAGAATGTTGTCTCGGTGCATGAATGCATTTACCTGGTACTCTCCAGTGAAAATCACCTTTCCTTTTCTCCTCTACAGTTAAAGCCTTGTACTTTTGCCAATCCTCCATAATATTTCTCAAATCATACAACTTCCTTTGTAGCCCCACGCAGCAGTTGGCGTGCACGGTGCAAATCTTGTTCAGGTCGCTCCTAAGTTGGCAGAATCCGCCGCAGTATGCCGTGTCGATGAACTGAATCTTTACTTGGAATCGGGCGGCGAATTCGCCTTTCAGTTTGTAGAAGACATGTTGCTCGTGCTTTCTCGGAAACCGCTCTCTCGCGAGCTGCCAGTTCTTGTAGAATTCGACGGTCTTTGTGCAGGACTTCACATAGAGAAGCCCCGTATTGGGGAGGTTCCCCAAGCTATCTTCGTCGCCGAAGAAGAAGTCGCTCGATGTCGCTATGTGCGAAGTGATCGCGATGCGTCGTAACGGATCTCGGAACCAGATGATGTCCATATCCTGGTACAAAGGAAGTCAGTCATATATTATGTTAGCTAGGTactgaggttccaagttcgaatcctagttgattcacatttctagctaagtttatttctaaatgaaataaacaaagcgggtagcatgctaccaatctctcaaaaaaaaaaaatttaaatatctttttgtTCTGACCCACTAGTATTAGCAGCTGAAtggttatatatttttatttacaaattagtgaatccgtttggttcgggaataaattttttttggtcattcCTAGAATAGGTACAACTTCGGAGATAAAGGGGAATAAAACCAACTTtacgtttggataaaaagtggGTTATATTCGAGAATaggaaaaatagtgtttgggtaGTTAGATAGCAATAATaggaataaaagtaattatagtagttaaataataatattgtatataattacttaacatcaaaatattaaaaatattatgtaaatgatatttaataaattatttaactaatttatcatgaatattattagctaatcataaatgttaattaatacattaattaccagattaattaatcattaatcaatTATCCATGAGtactgttaattaataaataaactaactataaataatttgataagttaacaaattaagctaataaattaatatattagtaaattacttatttatttatttatttagttatattggtcaaaatattaattaattaatcaatatatatattagttattacATAAACACACTAAATAGTTATTAATttagcaaatattttattactaaattagttaattattaatttatttaattaattaataaaatattatataatatattaattaataatattttattattaaattagtagagGTATAAAGAGACGAAATTGTTATTCCACCAAAAAGATGGAACAACAATTTccccctcttaacgggttattctagaataacccgttaagagggggATTAAATAAACTCATCCCCCTCtctagtgtttggatgaattagAGGAATAAATTGGTCTATTCCCACTTTATCCCTCAACCAAACACTACCAGAATCTAAAGTTTATAGTCCTTTTAGCTTCATTTGATGCATTTCTCATATGTCACAATCTCTCTTTTATTAAGTATTTGTCAtagcataaaatttaattaaatggcCCCAGATAGAATTGGCACTACATGGAAAGCCCAATCATTATTATTCTATAATGTTAGCAATTTGGTGGACCACAACCACGTGgtccaaaatataaattttagccAAAATGTATGTATCAAAGCACTACTTGTCCTTTATGTGATCGACATATCTATAACtctatatgaatccccaataaaaTTGATGACATGGCAAgccttccttttttttaattttttaaattttttatattttttaatagtggttcatttttttttattcttacatTTAATATTCTTAATAGTTATAATTCCATTAATACTCACCTCTTaattactctttaattttatttatatccctataaattttttaatagtgaAATACTtaagatattaattataaagagaaaaaactgTCTAATTATTGCCCAAGAATAATCGCTTCAGTTTTAcatgtttatattttaactatcttattatatttaatgttgCTAATGATAGCTATATATTACATTCATATGTTTTCctttcctaattaattaaataataaatactatacTTTAGATGACAAATTAATATGTGGTAGTAAATATAGCTTCTCCAAGCTTGATAAACCCCAAACCCCACATCCGCGATCTCTCTGTCGAGCTCTTCCGCTCTCCTtcccaaaccctaaaaccccaacctttcctctccctccgcaccctccctcgccgccgcccctcCGATCGGCGGCGCCTCCTCTCCGCCGGCCCCGCCGCCGTCCACGCGGCGGTGGTCATCTAGAAGGAGACCCCGGAGGAGGAGCGGCCGGAGACCTTCCTCAGCATGGCGGACCTCGCTACTGCCACGTCCGTGCGCGCTCGAACACCGTGCGCGCGCGGTTCGAGCGGATGATCCGCGAGGCCCTAAACGAGGTGTGCGCGGCGCTCAAGGCCGCGGACGGGGGCGCCGCGTTCAAGGAGGATGTGTGGTTGCGCCCATTTGCAACAATTTTGAACTCTTATACGACCCCCACTCCTACCCTCGATCACTCTTTTCTCGAAAAAAAGTAAGAACCCtatatgtttttaatttttatccgccgcatcgcatgaatttctacactatatacatcattgctaaactgaaaatataactaaaatatcTCTATTTCCGATATAGGGACAACTCATTCTTTTTTATActattcataaaaatttaggCACGGAGTGGagtttaatatctaaatttctttctacagctttatttatttatttatttatacagaaTCTACCCGCTGCAACGCGCGGGTGCCTTCACTAGTGCATTTAATTATGGGACTCCTTGAGGTGTGTGACACGCATaacattcaaaattataaagcaTGATCATAATTGATATACACACATATTAATTTCTATTGAAAAAGTGCGCTCACCGTGAAAAGAAAATTGTATCCGAGCTCCAAAATACTTTGTTGAAACTTATTCCTATTCCACACCATCTCAAGATAATCCTTGCTCATGAAACCCTTCGCACTTGAATAATTACCCTCCATCTTGTGTAAGTAGCAATGAGAGTGCACTAAGTTGCACCTGTCGAACGCCTTTTGATCGACCGCGACGATAAGTAGGTGGTCCAGAAGATGTTCTATATGTTCGCCGACACGAAAGCTCTCGAGGAAGAGGTCGAGGAGTGAATTTGGCGTCGCCCATGCTTCGTTTACTTCGGTTAATATGACTGTGTTGTCATCCATTGCCGCACTTTTCAATAGAGAGGCTAAATCTTTAGTTTGTGGCATCTGTTGCAACAAATGGAATCAATTAGaacaaaatttgattaattagtCCAACATAAAGAAaagttcccttttttttctccccttaATTTGTGTccaaaaaaggggaaaaaacaaAGTGTCATTAATTAGCTTGCACTATTTTTTGAGTTTTAGTTGGTATTCGTAATTTTCACTCTTGTTCAATTTTCGCTATGTCCTTATTTAATTGGACTAATTTAGTTGTTACAGCGAGTCCCAACGAATCTACACatttggaaattaaaaattCCATTCAAATTCAAAGTCTTCATTTGGCTACTAATTCGGAAGAGATTACTCACTGCCGATAGATTGCTCAACTGAGACATGCTTGTAGACCAAAACTGTGTTTTCTCTGCGGTACTTACAGAAAGCTGCGATTATCTATTTAGTAACTGTGTTTATGTACGATACCTTCTCCTCAGCGTGAAAGGATTGGACGCAACTAACGATATAACGGGCAACGTCCAAAGCCTTTGGGCAGGAATTTCTGACAAACCTGCCGACTCGTTGACA
This Ananas comosus cultivar F153 unplaced genomic scaffold, ASM154086v1, whole genome shotgun sequence DNA region includes the following protein-coding sequences:
- the LOC109704354 gene encoding uncharacterized protein At4g15970-like — translated: MGRDMSNRSLLVSFLLGVAMAIACVFSYMSVDPWNRSVEISSWRMSGNSDSNVDGANETMFAPNSDVDHAQLAPKEMPQTKDLASLLKSAAMDDNTVILTEVNEAWATPNSLLDLFLESFRVGEHIEHLLDHLLIVAVDQKAFDRCNLVHSHCYLHKMEGNYSSAKGFMSKDYLEMVWNRNKFQQSILELGYNFLFTDMDIIWFRDPLRRIAITSHIATSSDFFFGDEDSLGNLPNTGLLYVKSCTKTVEFYKNWQLARERFPRKHEQHVFYKLKGEFAARFQVKIQFIDTAYCGGFCQLRSDLNKICTVHANCCVGLQRKLYDLRNIMEDWQKYKALTVEEKRKGDFHWRVPGKCIHAPRQHSTKSH